A section of the Clostridium sp. TW13 genome encodes:
- a CDS encoding class I SAM-dependent methyltransferase: protein MFKQDKIIDDWNNCSDEYFSKTKFDELFLALEKDPYKGFPHAMAEMIKEYYPDLKGKNVCVPSCGDNTAVFGFCALGANVTATDISYKQIENARKVAEQKNLNIKYHVCDSMKLNELSDNTYDLVYTSNGVHVWINDLNAMYSNIYRILKRGGKYILFDTHPFVRPFDRKVYKGIFEVIKRYEDLGPFGEVPTFDWRIQDYVNSLIKSGFTIDRMEEFHSVIEDIPDCSYLFEEADINHDNFDWHKNPWAALPQCLGLCSQKV from the coding sequence CAAAACCAAATTTGATGAACTTTTTTTGGCTCTTGAGAAAGACCCCTATAAGGGTTTTCCCCATGCCATGGCAGAAATGATAAAAGAATATTATCCTGACTTAAAGGGAAAGAATGTTTGCGTTCCATCATGTGGTGACAACACCGCAGTGTTTGGTTTTTGTGCCTTGGGAGCAAACGTGACAGCTACAGATATTTCATACAAGCAAATTGAAAATGCACGAAAAGTTGCAGAACAAAAGAATTTAAACATAAAGTATCATGTCTGTGACAGTATGAAACTGAATGAACTCTCAGATAATACGTATGATTTGGTTTATACTTCTAATGGTGTTCATGTTTGGATTAATGATTTGAATGCAATGTATAGCAATATTTATCGTATATTAAAAAGGGGAGGTAAATACATACTTTTTGATACACATCCCTTTGTTCGACCTTTTGATAGAAAAGTTTATAAGGGAATTTTTGAGGTTATTAAACGTTATGAAGACCTGGGGCCATTCGGAGAAGTTCCAACTTTTGATTGGCGAATACAAGATTATGTGAATTCTTTGATTAAATCAGGCTTTACTATTGATAGAATGGAAGAATTTCATAGTGTTATTGAAGATATTCCAGACTGTAGCTACTTATTTGAAGAAGCAGATATTAATCATGATAACTTCGATTGGCATAAGAATCCATGGGCTGCTTTACCTCAGTGTCTTGGATTATGCAGCCAGAAAGTTTGA
- a CDS encoding methyltransferase domain-containing protein — MNWYERINEAFDYIEEHLDSIIDLDKVANIMCQSTVSFQRTFSILMNISIYEYIRRRRMTLAAIELQTNSIKVIDVALKYGYESPESFTRAFKEIHGISPSAARKKGAPLNLFPRITFLLTVKGDIEMDYKTDNKSEQIINLKGFNWATAPSANLKPVDNCIYLANKWRKSGYVDLLDLGTGLGQHAIYFSKQGFNVTATDISDYAVQYLKTWAAKENVLINAEIGDMRSLHYPNQSFDCIFAYHVISHTDSIGMKKTIAEIERVLKPNGEVYLSFCSKESTEFIENRSNKFDKNTLISRDELEKGIPHFYADLNDIKELLANFKIELIKHTEYFYSDFNPDNHRREKFYYVNAILK, encoded by the coding sequence TTGAACTGGTATGAACGAATTAACGAAGCATTTGACTATATTGAAGAACACTTAGATAGCATCATTGATTTAGATAAAGTTGCTAATATAATGTGTCAATCTACAGTTAGTTTTCAGCGTACATTTTCTATATTAATGAATATATCAATATATGAATATATTCGTAGAAGACGTATGACATTGGCTGCTATTGAATTACAAACAAATTCTATAAAGGTCATTGATGTAGCCTTGAAATATGGTTATGAATCTCCAGAGTCATTTACGCGCGCTTTCAAAGAGATTCACGGGATATCACCATCAGCAGCACGTAAGAAAGGTGCTCCACTTAATCTATTTCCACGTATCACTTTTCTACTTACAGTAAAAGGAGATATTGAAATGGATTATAAAACAGATAACAAGAGTGAACAAATTATCAACCTTAAAGGATTTAATTGGGCTACTGCCCCATCGGCAAATCTTAAACCTGTAGATAATTGCATTTACTTAGCAAATAAATGGAGGAAATCAGGTTATGTTGATCTTTTAGATTTAGGAACAGGGCTTGGTCAACATGCCATTTATTTTTCAAAACAAGGGTTTAACGTAACCGCAACGGATATTTCGGATTATGCTGTTCAATACTTAAAAACATGGGCTGCAAAAGAAAATGTGCTTATAAATGCAGAGATTGGTGATATGCGATCTCTCCATTACCCAAATCAATCGTTTGACTGTATCTTTGCTTACCATGTTATTTCTCATACCGATTCAATTGGCATGAAAAAAACAATTGCAGAAATTGAAAGGGTGCTTAAACCAAATGGTGAGGTATATTTGTCATTCTGTTCAAAAGAAAGTACAGAATTTATTGAGAATAGATCTAATAAATTTGATAAAAATACTCTTATAAGCCGAGATGAACTTGAAAAAGGTATACCCCATTTCTACGCCGACTTAAATGATATCAAAGAACTTTTAGCAAATTTTAAGATAGAACTCATAAAACATACAGAGTATTTCTACAGTGACTTCAACCCGGACAACCATCGAAGGGAAAAATTTTATTATGTTAATGCGATCTTAAAGTGA
- a CDS encoding suppressor of fused domain protein: MFKKIFGGKKNKEVKDGTNIYTYENVQNQKFEGIVEMLYIEEVSDHFAKVYPGRQTTVFHEMISDIIHIDVHFMAPTEEAPFWVVYTTGMSDLQMTLPEELEKEWGHLRRAELMLFLPENWPTSSEEFKDEKYYWPIKLLKQLARFPHQYNTWLGYGHTIPNTNEYDSYAYSTELNGAILSVLREDIRKVKTKDGNTINIYCVIPLYKEEMDYKLENGIDALFEKLSEVEGQGYLIQPSRKNACK, from the coding sequence ATGTTTAAAAAAATATTTGGTGGCAAAAAAAATAAAGAAGTCAAGGATGGAACCAATATATATACATATGAAAATGTTCAAAATCAAAAATTTGAAGGGATTGTAGAGATGTTATATATAGAGGAAGTTTCAGATCATTTTGCCAAAGTCTATCCGGGAAGACAAACAACAGTATTCCATGAAATGATTTCAGATATTATACATATTGATGTTCACTTTATGGCACCGACTGAGGAAGCGCCTTTCTGGGTGGTATATACTACAGGTATGAGTGATTTGCAAATGACTTTGCCAGAGGAACTTGAAAAGGAGTGGGGACATTTAAGGAGAGCAGAGCTTATGCTTTTTCTTCCAGAAAATTGGCCAACGAGTAGTGAAGAATTTAAGGATGAAAAATATTACTGGCCAATTAAGCTTTTGAAGCAATTGGCTAGATTCCCTCACCAATATAATACTTGGCTTGGATATGGACATACAATACCTAATACTAATGAATATGATTCTTATGCGTATAGCACTGAACTCAATGGAGCTATTTTATCGGTGTTAAGAGAGGATATCAGGAAGGTTAAGACAAAGGATGGAAATACAATAAATATATATTGTGTAATTCCGCTATATAAAGAAGAGATGGACTATAAGTTAGAAAATGGAATAGATGCTTTGTTTGAAAAATTATCAGAGGTTGAAGGACAGGGATATCTTATTCAACCATCAAGAAAAAATGCATGCAAATAA
- a CDS encoding galactose ABC transporter substrate-binding protein, translating into MKVLRQTIKSILVMLITFVLIITTEIQTFSSPISTNPINVGIILFSLDNSIAAQLKKEFENLQNEYSVKISIFNPQNNVSVQDAMLDSMLKNKIDLIIAMPVDTKENAVRGFIERVKPYNTALVMFNIPPDVVKKVLKDYDRVAFAIPASDKTGEMQGEIVRDFWNNKSIIDKNGDNILQYILVRGPKEDVIADKRTQGVTSTLNSSGIKIELLQSFTTDWTEELAKSYIENIFLTYGDKMEAIIANDDDLAAGAVKALQKYGYNTGDKSKYIPVFGLSGTYEAINLINKGLMSGTIIVDLKKVAHDLYAIGNNLINNVNPTENTNLKPEGSVIIIGTNPRKYIKG; encoded by the coding sequence ATGAAAGTATTAAGGCAAACAATTAAGTCAATTTTAGTTATGTTAATAACCTTTGTATTAATAATTACTACCGAAATACAGACATTTTCAAGTCCCATTAGCACAAACCCAATTAACGTTGGAATAATATTATTTAGTTTAGATAATTCTATTGCAGCGCAACTTAAAAAAGAGTTTGAGAATCTTCAAAATGAATATTCAGTTAAAATTTCTATCTTTAATCCTCAAAATAATGTGAGTGTACAAGATGCAATGTTAGACTCTATGCTTAAAAATAAGATAGATTTGATTATAGCCATGCCAGTAGACACAAAAGAAAATGCTGTGAGGGGTTTTATTGAAAGAGTTAAACCTTACAATACTGCTTTGGTAATGTTTAACATACCTCCAGATGTGGTGAAAAAAGTATTAAAAGATTATGACAGAGTTGCTTTTGCAATACCTGCTTCTGATAAAACAGGTGAGATGCAAGGTGAAATTGTTAGAGATTTTTGGAACAATAAAAGTATTATAGACAAAAATGGTGATAATATTTTACAATATATCCTTGTGAGAGGACCTAAGGAGGATGTAATAGCAGATAAAAGAACTCAAGGGGTTACTTCAACACTTAATAGTTCGGGTATAAAAATAGAATTACTTCAATCATTTACTACAGATTGGACTGAAGAATTAGCTAAAAGTTATATTGAAAACATATTTCTAACATATGGAGACAAAATGGAGGCAATAATTGCTAATGATGATGATCTGGCAGCAGGGGCTGTCAAAGCGCTTCAGAAATATGGATATAACACAGGAGATAAATCAAAATATATACCTGTTTTTGGACTTAGCGGAACTTATGAAGCCATAAATTTAATTAATAAAGGACTTATGTCTGGAACTATTATTGTAGATTTAAAAAAAGTAGCACATGATTTATATGCTATCGGAAATAACTTAATTAATAATGTAAATCCTACAGAAAACACAAATTTAAAACCTGAAGGTAGTGTAATTATTATTGGTACAAATCCAAGGAAATATATTAAAGGTTAA
- a CDS encoding TetR/AcrR family transcriptional regulator: MCTISRKEKEKLAREKDIINAAEKVFTVMGYNEASMEAIAKEAQFTRKTIYQYFTDKEDLLFTVIIRGFQRLLYTLKNGVLNGNNGYEKLKLLTNAYFQFYKESPNTLNLMNYIGYIKPTTENSTKRIEFNKVSGELAQEIAKVIDEGKADGSIRTDFDTMKLTFSAEFMITGFFHMFSISGKTFTDHFSLKEDEFINFSMNLLCEILHEKK, encoded by the coding sequence ATGTGTACAATTTCTAGAAAAGAAAAAGAAAAACTTGCAAGAGAAAAAGATATTATAAATGCTGCAGAAAAAGTCTTTACTGTAATGGGCTATAATGAAGCTTCAATGGAAGCAATCGCTAAGGAGGCTCAATTTACTAGAAAGACTATATATCAATATTTTACTGATAAAGAAGATTTATTGTTCACCGTTATAATTAGAGGATTTCAAAGACTTTTATATACCCTTAAGAATGGGGTTTTAAACGGAAATAATGGATACGAAAAGCTTAAACTTTTAACAAATGCTTATTTTCAATTTTATAAAGAATCTCCTAATACATTAAATTTAATGAATTATATTGGATATATTAAGCCTACAACAGAGAATTCAACTAAACGCATTGAATTTAATAAAGTTAGTGGGGAGTTGGCTCAAGAAATTGCAAAAGTAATTGATGAAGGAAAGGCTGACGGAAGTATACGAACAGATTTTGACACAATGAAGTTAACCTTTTCTGCAGAATTTATGATAACAGGATTCTTTCATATGTTTTCTATATCAGGTAAAACATTCACAGATCATTTTTCACTTAAAGAGGATGAGTTTATAAACTTCAGTATGAATTTATTGTGTGAAATACTTCATGAAAAAAAATAG
- a CDS encoding flavodoxin family protein, with protein MKKDIKIVAVISSPNFNGNTASLVREALNGAKKEGASVTEIFLANYNLEFCKGCLMCNAKGKCPISDGFEEIRKLIYEADGIILGSPTYALEYNAQMKCFFERLGTYTLYSSLLGGKYVVGISTSYNKNGARKVAKKLTGVFKFGIFKRSYISGTLGVHTMINGVEKKICENTDALNKANKLGRKVTQDIKYNNRYPFQNVIMRLVTAIYLKPIFKKFILENKEGKERASYSSLHERGLI; from the coding sequence ATGAAAAAAGATATCAAAATTGTTGCAGTTATAAGTAGTCCAAATTTTAATGGCAATACTGCCTCACTAGTTAGAGAAGCGCTTAATGGTGCTAAGAAGGAAGGGGCATCTGTAACAGAAATATTTCTTGCAAATTACAATCTTGAATTTTGCAAAGGATGTTTAATGTGTAATGCAAAAGGAAAATGTCCTATTTCTGATGGTTTTGAAGAAATTAGAAAACTTATTTATGAAGCAGATGGAATTATATTGGGGTCTCCAACTTATGCTTTAGAATATAATGCACAAATGAAATGTTTTTTTGAACGTTTGGGGACTTACACCTTATATAGTTCTTTACTTGGAGGAAAGTATGTTGTTGGAATATCTACATCTTACAATAAAAATGGAGCAAGAAAAGTAGCAAAGAAACTTACTGGCGTATTCAAATTTGGGATATTTAAAAGAAGTTATATTTCTGGAACTTTAGGTGTTCATACTATGATTAACGGCGTTGAGAAGAAGATTTGTGAAAACACTGATGCTTTAAATAAAGCCAATAAACTTGGAAGAAAAGTTACACAAGATATAAAATATAATAATAGATATCCTTTCCAAAATGTAATTATGAGATTGGTGACTGCAATATATTTAAAACCTATTTTCAAAAAGTTTATTTTAGAAAATAAAGAAGGAAAAGAACGTGCATCCTATAGTAGTCTTCATGAGAGAGGATTAATTTAA
- a CDS encoding YbhB/YbcL family Raf kinase inhibitor-like protein, with product MMRLFIKGFCALVVLIIAFVFYKRMNTCDYVKPEVNLNVTSRAFEDGGRIPKKYTGMGDDVSPPIKLEQIDKKAKTIAIIMDDLDHPLGTYNHWVIWNIPASFSDIPEGISKEKVVRSLGEAVQGKSEYGSKHYYRGPKPPSGTHKYIFKVYVLDIALDLNENWGKAVLQRKMEGYILQYGTLTGYFGV from the coding sequence ATGATGAGATTATTTATTAAAGGGTTTTGTGCTTTAGTAGTACTAATAATTGCTTTTGTTTTTTATAAGCGAATGAATACTTGTGATTATGTTAAACCTGAGGTAAATCTGAATGTAACTAGTAGAGCTTTTGAAGATGGAGGTAGGATTCCAAAGAAATATACTGGTATGGGGGATGACGTGTCTCCACCTATTAAACTTGAACAAATTGATAAAAAGGCAAAAACAATTGCTATCATTATGGATGATTTAGACCATCCATTAGGTACTTACAACCATTGGGTAATTTGGAATATACCAGCTAGCTTTAGTGATATTCCAGAAGGTATATCCAAAGAAAAAGTTGTAAGATCTTTAGGAGAGGCAGTTCAAGGTAAGAGTGAGTATGGTAGCAAACATTACTATAGAGGCCCCAAACCTCCATCTGGTACACACAAATATATATTTAAAGTATATGTTTTAGACATTGCTTTGGACCTGAATGAAAATTGGGGCAAAGCGGTGTTACAGAGGAAAATGGAAGGGTATATTTTGCAGTATGGAACATTGACTGGTTATTTTGGAGTCTAG
- a CDS encoding helix-turn-helix domain-containing protein, whose product MDWQKSMNQALDYIENNLSCDIDYYVAAKIMNCSEWEFRRIFSFLAQIPLSEYVRCRRLAMAAIDIKKGEKIIDVAIRYGYESQAAFSRAFSRFHGIAPSLARDKGSAVKTFPRLTFKLILMEGSGMKKNPNHRTNIIGAGEVGYAISVDMNKDKIHETNSSFWDTKGNEVIGTTALPNYGAFVSEEKCHLFGDVSGKKLLEICCGTGHSLKYHADRKASELWGIDISEKQIEKSREYLLLHGFSAKLICAPMEEDCGIPVDYFDYVYSVYGVGWTTDLEGTFSRIASYLKKHGVFIFSWSHPIHKCVAIENDLLSFKKSYFDESWYSVPLEGGAISLSDRKLSTYINALTKAGFIIDEMIEESDDDIIQLYKDSDFAKKAKMLPVTFVIKARKL is encoded by the coding sequence ATGGATTGGCAGAAGAGCATGAATCAAGCACTTGATTATATTGAAAATAATTTATCTTGTGATATTGATTATTATGTAGCAGCAAAGATCATGAACTGTTCAGAGTGGGAATTTCGCAGAATTTTTTCTTTCTTAGCTCAAATTCCATTATCTGAATATGTTCGCTGTAGGAGATTAGCTATGGCTGCAATAGATATTAAAAAGGGCGAAAAAATAATTGATGTTGCTATACGCTATGGATATGAATCTCAAGCAGCTTTTTCAAGAGCATTCAGTCGATTTCATGGAATAGCGCCATCTTTGGCTCGAGACAAGGGGAGCGCTGTAAAAACATTTCCACGCCTGACCTTTAAACTTATATTGATGGAGGGAAGCGGTATGAAAAAGAATCCTAATCACAGAACTAACATTATAGGTGCTGGTGAAGTTGGTTATGCTATTTCAGTTGATATGAACAAGGACAAAATTCATGAAACTAACAGTTCTTTTTGGGACACTAAAGGAAATGAGGTTATAGGTACAACGGCACTTCCTAACTATGGAGCATTTGTTTCAGAGGAAAAATGTCATCTTTTTGGTGATGTATCGGGGAAAAAGTTGTTGGAAATATGTTGCGGAACCGGGCATTCTCTAAAATATCATGCAGACCGCAAGGCTTCTGAATTATGGGGGATAGATATTTCTGAAAAGCAAATAGAAAAATCTAGGGAGTATTTATTATTGCATGGTTTTTCTGCAAAATTGATTTGCGCACCAATGGAAGAGGATTGTGGAATACCTGTAGATTATTTTGATTATGTTTATTCTGTTTATGGTGTAGGTTGGACTACTGATCTTGAAGGTACTTTTAGCAGGATTGCTTCTTATCTAAAAAAACATGGTGTATTTATTTTCAGTTGGTCTCACCCAATACATAAATGCGTTGCCATAGAAAATGATTTGCTTTCTTTTAAAAAAAGTTATTTTGATGAATCTTGGTATTCTGTACCTCTTGAAGGTGGGGCAATATCTTTATCTGATCGTAAATTATCAACTTATATTAATGCATTAACAAAAGCAGGATTTATCATTGATGAAATGATTGAAGAATCTGATGATGATATTATTCAATTATATAAGGATAGCGACTTTGCTAAAAAAGCCAAAATGCTTCCTGTAACATTTGTAATCAAAGCAAGAAAATTATAG
- a CDS encoding helix-turn-helix transcriptional regulator: MKIERLLGIVVYLLNRELVNTNTLAEKFEVSTRTIQRDIETLNLAGIPIISIQGTNGGYGIIDSFKLDKQIASVEDYQFIITALTGMNSAYNNRKIEATLEKLLNVSKEEQSVKGKVRLDFSASREGNNIDEYLKVIEDAIDKENVIEFEYTNSYGTKTLRELEPIGVVYKWYAWYLLGYCCDKKDYRLFKVLRMRDLKKLNKPFSMKHESFDDLLAKQEQQDSRKYIDVKLLCKEELRISIEEYFPNATITAKGDGDLMIEFHVPNNEIGWKGLIFTYGNNIKIIEPEELIEEVRMKAEEIINIYK, translated from the coding sequence ATGAAAATAGAGCGATTACTTGGAATAGTTGTATACCTGCTAAACCGTGAGCTTGTAAATACCAATACATTAGCAGAAAAGTTTGAAGTTTCAACCCGAACAATACAGCGAGATATTGAAACACTAAACTTAGCTGGAATACCCATTATATCTATACAGGGGACAAATGGAGGCTATGGTATTATAGATAGCTTTAAGCTTGATAAGCAGATAGCTAGTGTAGAAGATTATCAATTCATTATTACTGCACTAACTGGAATGAATTCTGCGTATAACAATAGAAAAATTGAAGCTACTTTGGAGAAGTTACTGAATGTTTCTAAAGAAGAACAGTCTGTTAAAGGTAAAGTTAGGCTTGATTTTAGTGCTTCACGTGAAGGCAATAACATAGATGAGTATTTAAAGGTAATTGAGGATGCCATTGATAAGGAGAATGTTATAGAATTTGAATATACAAATTCCTATGGTACCAAAACATTGCGGGAACTAGAACCAATTGGGGTAGTATATAAGTGGTATGCTTGGTATTTACTTGGATATTGCTGTGATAAGAAGGATTATAGGCTGTTCAAAGTTTTACGAATGAGAGATTTGAAAAAACTAAATAAACCTTTTTCAATGAAGCATGAAAGCTTTGATGATTTACTAGCTAAGCAGGAACAGCAAGATAGTAGAAAATATATAGATGTAAAGTTACTGTGTAAGGAAGAGCTACGAATTTCAATTGAGGAGTATTTCCCTAATGCCACTATAACAGCAAAGGGAGATGGAGATCTTATGATAGAATTTCATGTACCAAATAATGAAATTGGCTGGAAGGGGTTAATTTTTACATACGGTAATAACATCAAAATAATAGAGCCAGAAGAACTAATAGAAGAAGTCAGGATGAAGGCAGAAGAAATTATTAATATATACAAATAA
- a CDS encoding cytidine deaminase, with the protein MIDAKVLIEKAFEAQKFCYTPYSNFNVGAALLCADGTIYQGCNIENAAFTPTNCAERTAFFKAISEGQKEFTAIAIVGNKEGVKAGEGDFCAPCAVCRQVMAEFCDLETFNVIIAKSTEEYMERTLGELLPLAFTGKDLK; encoded by the coding sequence ATGATAGATGCAAAAGTGTTAATAGAAAAGGCATTTGAAGCTCAAAAGTTTTGTTATACTCCATACTCTAATTTCAATGTAGGTGCAGCTTTACTTTGTGCAGATGGTACAATATATCAAGGTTGCAATATAGAAAATGCAGCATTTACACCAACAAATTGTGCAGAAAGAACAGCTTTCTTTAAAGCAATTTCTGAAGGTCAGAAAGAATTTACTGCTATAGCCATAGTAGGAAACAAAGAAGGAGTCAAAGCAGGTGAAGGTGATTTTTGTGCACCTTGTGCAGTATGCAGACAGGTTATGGCTGAATTTTGTGATTTAGAAACTTTTAATGTAATAATTGCAAAAAGTACAGAAGAATATATGGAACGAACATTAGGAGAACTTCTTCCTTTAGCATTTACTGGGAAGGACTTAAAATAA
- a CDS encoding methyltransferase domain-containing protein, with product MHKHYIDKLICPKCHGNLEWKIQEETEERIVNASIVCTECESKYEVRDEIAVFLTSDLSRNDLWETGESGLEKLFKENPNIYEKLFNMPEDKLNGADYWFKASYYEMKGNYDLSTTMFDKAFNKVYTQDYINGWESQQEYVIKNVNETDKTVVDIASGKGYLVEKILKATNNYVIATDFSTTILKRDKEYFKFKGVYDRVSLIAFDARRTPFKDNSIEVMTSNMGIQNIENPGEVIKEMYRINGGIFMSVMQFIDENDKTHMELFEKYASTAYATKRNATEVFEGASFKVLVENCFMADIKPTPVGEIIEGAGIDGFPVQDTKVEYAVIVAKK from the coding sequence ATGCATAAACATTATATTGACAAGCTTATATGTCCTAAATGTCATGGTAATTTAGAGTGGAAGATTCAAGAAGAAACAGAGGAGAGAATAGTTAATGCTAGCATAGTTTGTACAGAATGTGAAAGTAAATATGAAGTTAGAGATGAAATAGCAGTATTTTTAACCTCTGATTTATCAAGAAATGATCTTTGGGAAACAGGAGAAAGTGGACTAGAAAAACTTTTTAAAGAGAATCCTAATATTTATGAAAAACTTTTTAACATGCCAGAGGACAAACTTAATGGGGCTGATTATTGGTTCAAGGCATCTTATTATGAAATGAAGGGTAATTATGATTTAAGTACAACCATGTTTGATAAGGCCTTTAATAAAGTTTATACACAGGATTATATTAATGGATGGGAAAGCCAACAAGAATATGTAATTAAAAATGTTAATGAAACTGATAAAACAGTAGTAGATATAGCAAGTGGTAAAGGTTATCTAGTAGAAAAGATACTAAAAGCTACAAATAATTATGTTATAGCTACAGATTTTAGTACTACTATCCTTAAGAGAGACAAGGAATACTTTAAGTTTAAAGGAGTATATGATAGAGTAAGTCTTATTGCTTTTGATGCAAGAAGGACACCGTTTAAGGATAATTCTATTGAGGTAATGACAAGCAATATGGGAATTCAAAATATAGAGAATCCAGGAGAAGTTATAAAAGAAATGTATAGAATAAATGGTGGCATCTTTATGTCAGTCATGCAGTTTATAGATGAAAATGATAAGACACATATGGAGCTTTTCGAAAAATATGCTTCTACTGCATATGCAACAAAGAGAAATGCAACTGAAGTTTTTGAAGGAGCAAGTTTTAAAGTTTTAGTTGAGAATTGTTTTATGGCTGACATAAAGCCAACTCCTGTAGGGGAGATAATAGAAGGGGCTGGTATTGATGGATTCCCAGTGCAAGACACTAAAGTTGAATATGCTGTAATTGTTGCTAAGAAATAA
- a CDS encoding FusB/FusC family EF-G-binding protein, which translates to MEAFIKQHEYNYIKKCLNDLNNTFKGCVDTDIIEANKAYIQEKMWATFSNLSEEESTLLDINEIDNSARIDKYLAELKQYVYGMPKITNAQISRLFKKEKKLKLPAADAQEANNVYLGWVDESINKLFVAYSMDDKLIGMACRIRNYGTNNTHICALCKHIGKEDEVAFVSPVCKTSNMGEGAYKSLGFDICLDSKKCNERMVSVEKLEDILKNVNNIK; encoded by the coding sequence ATGGAAGCTTTTATAAAACAGCATGAATATAATTATATAAAAAAATGCCTAAATGATTTAAACAATACTTTTAAAGGGTGTGTGGATACTGATATTATTGAGGCCAACAAGGCATATATACAAGAAAAAATGTGGGCTACTTTTTCAAACTTATCTGAAGAAGAAAGCACTCTACTTGATATTAATGAAATAGATAACTCGGCTCGCATTGATAAATACTTAGCAGAATTAAAGCAATATGTATACGGAATGCCAAAAATTACGAATGCTCAAATTAGTAGATTATTTAAAAAAGAAAAGAAATTGAAACTACCTGCTGCAGATGCGCAAGAAGCAAACAACGTATATCTAGGATGGGTTGATGAATCTATAAACAAATTATTTGTAGCCTATAGCATGGATGATAAACTTATAGGAATGGCATGTAGAATTCGAAATTATGGTACAAATAACACTCATATTTGTGCTCTTTGCAAGCATATCGGAAAAGAAGATGAGGTTGCCTTTGTGTCCCCTGTCTGTAAGACATCTAATATGGGTGAAGGTGCATACAAATCACTAGGTTTTGATATCTGCTTAGATAGTAAGAAGTGTAATGAAAGAATGGTATCTGTAGAAAAACTCGAGGATATTCTAAAGAATGTTAACAATATAAAATAG
- a CDS encoding CD3324 family protein, translating into MKYAKAQDVLPEDIVKIIQQYVDGKYLYVPRKDDTHVAWGEKSGIRNSLKVRNNEIYQKYISGSTIDELTHEYYLSEKSIRRIITQERLLGS; encoded by the coding sequence ATGAAATATGCAAAAGCACAAGATGTGTTGCCAGAAGATATCGTTAAGATAATACAACAATATGTAGATGGAAAATATCTTTATGTCCCTAGGAAGGATGATACTCATGTAGCCTGGGGTGAAAAGAGTGGTATAAGAAATAGTCTTAAGGTAAGAAATAATGAGATTTATCAAAAATACATCAGTGGATCTACTATTGATGAACTTACTCACGAGTATTACCTCTCAGAAAAAAGCATTAGAAGAATCATAACACAAGAAAGACTTCTAGGCTCATAA